The Fulvivirga ligni genome window below encodes:
- a CDS encoding murein L,D-transpeptidase catalytic domain family protein: MTRKAILFLVVVLIPFYNIFASVPVSEKAKALGTYIENNYASLIFEGPKPDYELFKKGLIGYLNLKKQNKLSDNGLLTLIDFRMSSNKKRLWVIDLKKHKVLYHTLVAHGRNTGNEFAKTFSNVPNSNSSSLGFYVTGETYYGKHGLSMRLDGVESGFNNNARQRAIVMHGADYVDKSYTKSYGRIGRSFGCPSIPMKYHKEMIPKLANKSCLFIYYPDAEYLENSSLIDEEVAYEAISTLQYLL; encoded by the coding sequence ATGACAAGAAAAGCTATTCTCTTCTTAGTAGTTGTGCTTATTCCTTTCTATAACATTTTTGCTAGCGTTCCGGTATCCGAAAAAGCTAAGGCCTTAGGGACTTACATCGAGAACAACTATGCTTCATTAATATTCGAAGGTCCTAAACCAGATTACGAGTTATTCAAAAAAGGCCTTATCGGTTATCTTAATTTAAAGAAGCAAAACAAGCTGTCAGACAATGGACTACTTACTTTGATTGACTTTAGAATGTCATCAAATAAGAAGCGTCTGTGGGTGATCGATTTAAAGAAGCACAAGGTGTTGTATCATACACTTGTTGCTCATGGTAGAAACACAGGAAATGAGTTCGCTAAAACTTTTTCTAATGTACCAAATTCTAACAGTAGCAGCCTGGGCTTCTACGTTACAGGTGAGACTTATTATGGTAAGCACGGCTTATCTATGAGATTAGACGGTGTGGAATCAGGCTTTAATAACAATGCTCGTCAGAGAGCAATAGTAATGCATGGAGCTGATTATGTAGACAAGTCTTACACTAAAAGTTATGGAAGGATTGGAAGAAGCTTTGGATGCCCATCAATACCGATGAAATATCATAAAGAGATGATTCCAAAACTGGCGAATAAAAGCTGTCTGTTTATTTACTATCCAGATGCTGAATATTTAGAAAATTCAAGCCTTATTGATGAGGAAGTGGCCTATGAGGCCATCTCCACCCTTCAATATTTGCTCTAA
- the corA gene encoding magnesium/cobalt transporter CorA: protein MNLPRLTKLSKVLGIRNSKETAGLPPGTLIYTGNQLTDKSQIELISYNENEIHETTGKSIDEILPHTDELNVNWLNVDGLHNIQLIESIGEHYKLHPLLLEDILNPDQRPKSDDYEDHLFFTLKTLHSIQEEGDLGDVINYEQMSFVLGSNYLLSFQEKEGDLFDSLRGRLRQDKTTSVIRARKKGADYLFYRLIDTIVDSYYVVLEQIGEKIEELEDEVYLEPTQKTLKQIQKLKKELIFLRKSVYPLRESISKIMKGEYAIISNETLTYFSDVYDHTIHVIETVETYRDLTTGLMDMYMTSISNKMNEVMKVLTIIATIFIPLTFIAGIYGMNFDHMPELHWKYSYYVTWGVMISIFIAMLFYFKKKDWL from the coding sequence ATGAATTTACCACGCCTCACTAAATTATCTAAAGTACTGGGCATAAGAAACTCCAAAGAAACAGCGGGTTTGCCCCCAGGCACTTTAATATATACAGGAAATCAGCTTACTGACAAATCGCAAATTGAGCTCATTTCCTATAATGAAAATGAAATACATGAAACTACTGGTAAAAGTATTGACGAAATACTCCCACATACCGATGAGCTGAATGTAAACTGGCTAAATGTTGATGGCCTTCACAATATTCAACTCATTGAGAGTATAGGTGAACACTATAAACTTCACCCCCTTTTGCTAGAAGATATTTTAAACCCGGACCAAAGGCCAAAGTCTGATGATTATGAAGATCATCTATTCTTTACCTTGAAAACACTACACTCCATTCAGGAGGAAGGTGACTTGGGAGATGTGATCAATTATGAGCAGATGAGCTTTGTGTTAGGCTCTAACTATCTACTTTCTTTTCAGGAAAAAGAAGGAGATTTGTTTGATAGTTTAAGAGGTCGATTGAGGCAAGACAAAACTACCAGTGTGATTAGAGCTCGTAAAAAAGGGGCTGATTATCTCTTTTATCGTTTAATAGATACCATTGTTGATAGCTACTATGTGGTACTTGAGCAAATAGGTGAAAAGATAGAAGAACTGGAAGATGAAGTCTATTTAGAACCGACTCAAAAAACTTTAAAGCAGATTCAAAAGCTTAAAAAAGAGCTTATTTTTCTTAGAAAATCTGTATATCCTTTAAGGGAATCCATAAGCAAAATCATGAAAGGTGAGTATGCCATTATTAGCAATGAAACACTCACTTACTTCTCAGATGTTTATGACCACACCATACATGTCATAGAAACGGTGGAAACCTATCGTGACCTTACCACTGGTCTTATGGATATGTATATGACCAGTATAAGCAATAAAATGAATGAGGTAATGAAAGTCCTCACCATCATTGCTACCATATTTATACCGCTTACATTTATTGCTGGAATCTATGGCATGAACTTCGATCATATGCCTGAACTCCATTGGAAATACAGTTACTATGTCACCTGGGGTGTGATGATTTCCATATTTATTGCAATGTTGTTTTACTTTAAAAAGAAAGACTGGTTATGA
- a CDS encoding L,D-transpeptidase family protein, with protein sequence MRNLLIAAFILLNLKLVAAPIEPSEEIRRWVENKTFEIDGQRIFGKKSIPEFYLDRGFEPAWTNDDNIAELIEQIKRIHEDGLEPEDYHLSYLLKNITTAKEVTALQDILLTDAYLLLTSHLISGKVNAKTIDPEWIVSTKDVDLKQTLNHAVSEIEVARSINSLKPKYETYIKLKKALAKYRDLKEKGGWQPIAAGETIKPGDTDPRVQDIRKRLAVTETYQLPNLPDSLISFYDEGLAASVKDFQKKHGLASDGAIGKGTLSAMNFSVDERIDMIIVNLERCRWLPTNLGKEHIIVNIANFELQAVKDGKTELKMNVVVGKPFRKTPVFSEKLRYLVFNPYWTVPPTILSQDILPAIRKNPNYLNSINIKVVNGDQIIDPNTINWATTTPRNFPYQLRQEPGLNNALGIVKFIFPNPYNVYMHDTNHRELFGNTDRALSSGCIRLSRPKEMAAYILNSDTDKWDEKRVDEVIRTSKNLTMMIKKDIMVHLLYWTAFVDENGNTNFRLDIYERDNILRKALLQDPPSI encoded by the coding sequence ATGAGAAATCTGCTAATAGCAGCTTTTATCCTACTAAATTTAAAATTAGTTGCCGCTCCTATAGAGCCTAGTGAGGAAATAAGAAGATGGGTTGAAAACAAAACCTTTGAAATAGATGGTCAGAGAATATTTGGAAAGAAGTCTATTCCAGAATTTTATCTGGACAGAGGATTTGAACCCGCCTGGACTAATGACGACAATATCGCCGAGCTTATTGAGCAGATTAAGCGAATCCATGAGGACGGATTAGAGCCTGAGGATTATCATTTGAGCTACCTTTTAAAGAACATTACCACTGCCAAAGAAGTAACGGCTCTTCAGGATATTTTGCTCACAGATGCTTATTTACTACTTACCTCCCATTTGATTTCTGGTAAGGTGAACGCTAAAACCATTGACCCTGAATGGATTGTAAGCACCAAAGATGTAGACCTGAAGCAAACTTTAAATCATGCCGTATCAGAAATAGAGGTAGCCAGAAGCATAAATAGCCTTAAGCCTAAGTATGAGACATATATCAAATTAAAAAAGGCTTTAGCAAAATATAGAGATCTGAAGGAAAAAGGAGGCTGGCAGCCCATAGCAGCAGGAGAAACTATAAAACCAGGTGATACTGATCCACGAGTTCAAGACATAAGGAAGAGGCTTGCTGTAACTGAAACCTATCAGTTACCGAACCTGCCCGATTCTTTAATTTCATTCTATGACGAAGGACTAGCTGCTTCAGTTAAAGATTTCCAAAAGAAGCACGGCTTAGCGTCTGATGGTGCTATAGGTAAAGGAACGCTTTCCGCCATGAATTTCTCGGTAGATGAGCGCATAGATATGATTATAGTTAATCTGGAAAGATGCAGATGGCTGCCTACTAATTTAGGAAAGGAACATATCATAGTGAATATCGCGAATTTTGAATTACAGGCAGTAAAAGATGGTAAGACTGAATTAAAAATGAATGTGGTGGTAGGGAAGCCATTCAGAAAAACCCCTGTATTTAGCGAAAAGCTCAGATACCTGGTGTTTAACCCATACTGGACCGTTCCTCCAACCATCTTATCTCAGGATATTTTGCCAGCCATTCGCAAAAACCCGAACTACCTGAACAGCATAAACATTAAAGTAGTAAACGGAGATCAAATAATAGATCCTAATACCATCAATTGGGCGACTACTACGCCGAGGAACTTTCCATATCAGCTAAGACAAGAGCCTGGTTTAAATAATGCCTTGGGAATAGTGAAGTTTATCTTCCCTAACCCCTATAACGTGTACATGCATGATACCAACCACCGGGAGCTTTTTGGAAATACAGACAGAGCACTCAGTTCAGGCTGTATAAGACTATCAAGACCCAAAGAAATGGCCGCTTACATCCTCAACAGTGATACTGATAAATGGGATGAAAAGCGTGTAGATGAAGTGATTAGAACCTCAAAAAACTTGACCATGATGATCAAGAAAGATATTATGGTTCACTTATTATATTGGACTGCCTTTGTTGATGAAAACGGCAACACCAATTTTAGGTTAGATATCTATGAGAGGGATAACATATTAAGGAAGGCCTTATTACAAGACCCTCCTTCTATATAA
- a CDS encoding alpha/beta hydrolase family protein has translation MTNSIKLKDNILLSAKHNAAKILVDARYLSNNQKKPVIIFIHGFKGFKDWGYFNIMADNFADNGFVFLKLNLSHNGTTPENPSEFSDLKAFGQNNFTIELDDIDEVINYLFTEDCPLPASEMDLEKVFIMGHSRGGGVSILKAAEDSRIKGIVTWASVADFKMRWPEAALGQWKKDQTIYITNSRTKQEMPLDYQIVEDFFANEERFTISKAAENLTIPQLIVHGTNDETVEHREALMLHEMNPTSELFLIEDANHVLGGSHPYDSEILPEDAQKAFDKTLEFLKKATQPSSDHN, from the coding sequence ATGACCAACTCCATTAAATTGAAAGATAACATCCTACTATCTGCTAAGCATAATGCTGCAAAAATATTAGTAGATGCCAGATATCTATCAAATAATCAGAAAAAACCTGTAATTATATTTATTCACGGCTTTAAAGGATTCAAAGATTGGGGTTATTTTAATATAATGGCCGATAATTTCGCTGATAATGGTTTTGTCTTCTTAAAACTAAATCTCTCTCATAACGGTACCACACCAGAAAACCCTAGTGAATTCAGCGATCTAAAGGCCTTTGGTCAAAACAATTTCACCATAGAGCTAGATGACATTGATGAGGTCATTAATTATTTATTTACTGAAGATTGCCCACTACCTGCCAGCGAAATGGACCTTGAGAAAGTATTCATTATGGGGCATAGCCGTGGCGGGGGCGTTTCAATTTTAAAGGCCGCAGAAGATAGTAGAATAAAAGGTATTGTAACCTGGGCATCTGTTGCTGATTTTAAAATGAGATGGCCCGAGGCCGCTTTAGGCCAATGGAAAAAAGATCAAACTATCTACATTACAAATAGCAGGACTAAGCAGGAAATGCCGCTTGACTATCAAATTGTGGAAGACTTCTTCGCAAACGAAGAAAGATTTACTATCTCAAAGGCCGCAGAAAATTTAACCATTCCACAGCTCATAGTTCACGGCACTAACGATGAAACTGTAGAGCACCGTGAAGCTCTTATGCTCCATGAAATGAATCCTACGTCTGAGCTATTTCTTATAGAAGATGCTAACCATGTGCTGGGAGGAAGTCATCCTTATGACAGTGAAATTTTACCCGAAGACGCTCAAAAAGCTTTTGATAAAACACTGGAATTCTTAAAAAAGGCCACTCAGCCGAGCTCTGACCATAACTAA